In Scomber japonicus isolate fScoJap1 chromosome 7, fScoJap1.pri, whole genome shotgun sequence, one genomic interval encodes:
- the actl6a gene encoding actin-like protein 6A, producing the protein MSGGVYGGDEVGALVFDIGSYSVRAGYAGEDCPKADFPTVIGVTLDREDGSTPMETDGDKSKQSGTTYYIDTNQLRVPRENMEVMSPLKNGMIEDWDSFQAILDQTYKMHFKSEPSLHPVLMSEASWNTRAKREKLTELMFEHYNIPAFFLCKSAVLSAFANGRSTGLVLDSGATHTTAIPVHDGYVLQQGIVKSPLAGDFMSMQCRELFQELNCEIIPPYMIASKDGVREGSPASWKKKEKLPQVTRSWHNYMCNCVIQDFQASVLQVSDSPYDEQVAAQMPTVHYELPNGYNCDFGAERLKIPEGLFDPSNAKGLSGNTMLGVGHVVTTSVGMCDIDIRPGLYGSVVVTGGNTLIQGFTDRLNRELSQKTPPSMRLKLIANNTTVERRFSAWIGGSILASLGTFQQMWISKQEYEEGGKQCVDRKCP; encoded by the exons ATGAGGTGGGAGCTCTGGTGTTCGACATCGGCTCGTACTCTGTGAGAGCTGGCTACGCTGGAGAAGACTGTCCCAAG GCGGACTTCCCCACCGTGATTGGTGTGACTCTTGACCGAGAGGATGGCAGCACCCCTATGGAGACAGACGGCGACAAAAGCAAGCAGAGTGGCACCACCTATTACATTGATACCAACCAGCTGAGGGTGCCAAGGGAGAACATGGAGGTCATGTCTCCACTCAAGAATGGCATGA tcgaGGACTGGGACAGTTTCCAGGCCATTTTGGATCAAACCTACAAGATGCACTTCAAGTCTGAACCAAGTCTGCATCCAGTGCTCATGTCAGAAGCGTCG TGGAACACACGAGCGAAACGAGAAAAACTTACAGAGCTGATGTTTGAGCATTACAAcattcctgccttcttcctctgCAAGTCAGCTGTTCTGTCCGC CTTTGCCAACGGACGGTCTACAGGCTTGGTCCTTGACAGTGGagccacacacaccacagccaTACCAGTCCACGACGGTTACGTCCTGCAGCAAG GCATCGTCAAATCGCCCCTGGCTGGAGATTTCATGAGCATGCAGTGCAGGGAGCTTTTTCAAGAGTTAAATTGTGAAATAATCCCTCCTTACATGATTGCTTCAAAG GATGGAGTGCGGGAGGGATCCCCGGCCAGttggaagaaaaaggagaaactaCCTCAAGTCACTCGCTCATGGCACAACTACATGTGTAAT TGTGTGATCCAGGACTTCCAGGCATCTGTGCTGCAGGTGTCAGACTCGCCGTATGATGAACA GGTTGCTGCCCAGATGCCCACGGTGCACTATGAGCTGCCCAACGGTTACAACTGTGACTTCGGGGCAGAGAGGCTGAAAATCCCAGAGGGGCTGTTTGATCCCTCTAATGCCAAA GGCCTGTCTGGAAACACCATGTTAGGAGTCGGCCACGTAGTGACAACCAGCGTGGGAATGTGTGACATTGACATCCGGCCG GGTCTGTATGGCAGCGTGGTGGTGACTGGAGGAAACACGCTCATTCAGGGCTTCACTGACCGACTGAACAGAGAACTCTCCCAGAAAACTCCTCCG AGCATGAGACTGAAGCTGATCGCTAACAACACTACAGTGGAGCGTCGGTTTAGTGCCTGGATAGGAGGCTCCATCCTGGCGTCACTT GGTACCTTCCAGCAGATGTGGATCTCCAAACAAGAGTacgaggagggaggaaagcagtgTGTGGACAGGAAGTGCCCTTGA